The following are from one region of the Ischnura elegans chromosome X, ioIscEleg1.1, whole genome shotgun sequence genome:
- the LOC124170567 gene encoding dentin sialophosphoprotein-like, giving the protein MPTTDYVDEEVEDLYDDIKEVIKQSFARSRLHDSIIRRWRKFMQESRAKRIATVVEGERDPRLSPPKSARELSASDEGVGARFVDAMVVSAAEKTGARGGGGSEPTLPRISIDSDFLQRRPPRAGIARTLPPKILRSERQTRPLMRRSEVREDNDTREGNDTRKCNDTKEGNDTRKCNDTREDNDTREGNDTRESNETREGNYTREGSGTRDGNDTREGSGSRESNETWEGNYTREGSGTRDGNDTREGNDTREGSGTREGNGTREGNDTREGNDTRKCNDTREDNDTRESNDTMESNYTREGNYTREGNDTREGNDTRKGNDTRAGNYTREGSGTREGNDTRESNETREGNYTREGSGTRDSNDTREGSGTRDGNDTRESNETREGNDTREDNDTRESNETREGNDTREGNDTRESNETREGNYTREGNDTREGNDTREGNDTREGNDTRESNETREGNYTREGSSTRKCADTREDNDTGKAVARGKAMTRGKAVAREKAVARGKTVA; this is encoded by the exons AGCTTTGCTCGCTCCCGTCTGCACGACAGCATAATCCGGCGCTGGAGGAAGTTCATGCAAGAAAGTCGGGCAAAAAGAATTGCCACAGTCGTGGAAGGAGAGCGCGATCCAAGGCTGTCCCCTCCGAAGTCCGCCCGCGAATTATCGGCAAGTGACGAGGGGGTGGGGGCACGCTTTGTTGACGCGATGGTGGTCAGTGCGGCGGAGAAGACGGGAGCGAGGGGTGGGGGGGGATCCGAGCCCACCCTTCCACGCATTTCTATTGATTCAGACTTTCTCCAGCGACGCCCGCCCCGCGCCGGAATCGCTCGGACCTTGCCACCCAAAATCCTCCGTTCGGAGCGACAAACACGACCATTGATGAGGCGAAGTGAGGTCAG GGAAGACAATGACACGAGGGAAGGCAATGACACGAGGAAATGCAATGACACGAAGGAAGGCAATGACACGAGGAAATGCAATGACACAAGGGAAGACAATGACACGAGGGAAGGCAATGACACGAGGGAAAGCAATGAAACTAGGGAAGGCAATTACACGAGGGAAGGCAGTGGCACGAGGGATGGCAATGACACGAGGGAAGGCAGTGGCTCGAGGGAAAGCAATGAAACGTGGGAAGGCAATTACACGAGGGAAGGCAGTGGCACGAGGGATGGCAATGACACGAGGGAAGGCAATGACACGAGGGAAG GCAGTGGCACGAGGGAAGGCAATGGCACGAGGGAAGGCAATGACACGAGGGAAGGCAATGACACGAGGAAATGCAATGACACAAGGGAAGACAATGACACGAGGGAAAGCAATGACACGATGGAAAGCAATTACACGAGGGAAGGCAATTACACGAGGGAAGGCAATGACACGAGGGAAGGCAATGACACGAGGAAAGGCAATGACACGAGGGCAGGCAATTACACGAGGGAAGGCAGTGGCACGAGGGAAGGCAATGACACGAGGGAAAGCAATGAAACTAGGGAAGGCAATTACACGAGGGAAGGCAGTGGCACGAGGGATAGCAATGACACGAGGGAAGGCAGTGGCACGAGGGATGGCAATGACACAAGGGAAAGCAATGAAACTAGGGAAGGCAATGACACGAGGGAAGACAATGACACGAGGGAAAGCAATGAAACGAGGGAAGGTAATGACACGAGGGAAGGCAATGACACGAGGGAAAGCAATGAAACTAGGGAAGGCAATTACACGAGGGAAGGCAATGACACGAGGGAAGGCAATGACACGAGGGAAGGCAATGACACGAGGGAAGGCAATGACACGAGGGAAAGCAATGAAACTAGGGAAGGCAATTACACGAGGGAAGGCAGTAGCACGAGGAAATGCGCTGACACAAGGGAAGACAATGACACAGGGAAGGCAGTGGCTCGAGGGAAGGCAATGACACGAGGGAAGGCAGTGGCACGAGAAAAGGCAGTGGCTCGAGGGAAGACAGTGGCATGA